The segment AAGGAGGGAAACCTTACAGTTTGTGCTGACCAGATTGGGTCGCCAAAGGCTCCGAAACTGGCTATGTATTCGGTGCGAAATGAACGAACTGGTTAAGAAGGGATTCGAATGGCTTGAACGGTACTGGCACAAGAAGCCGACCGCCGTCCTTGCACCGGTTATCGCTTCGATCATCGCCTCGCGACCCGCAGCACGTTTGTGTTGTAGCGGCGCTCTGTGAGCGCCGCCGTTCGGCGGTCACAGACCGCCGCTACAATCGGATCTTCGCGCCTTCGCGTTGAAACGAATTTCATTCCCAGCTACACTGCCGCCATCGCATGGCCGGCCAACCACAATTTCGAATTGAGATTCTCGACCCCGCCATTCATCGAAGGGAGGAATTCTCGTGCGAATCGCCGGAGTTGACAGAATTCCTGCGGACGCGAGCGCGCAAGGAGGCCAAGGCACGAGCGTCGGCTTGCTTTGTAATTGTGCCGGTTGCTGACCCCGGTCGTGTTGCTGGCTTCTATACGCTCTCAGCTACCACGGTGGAGCTGGAGAAGCTGCCGCCAGAGCTGGCCAGGAAATTGCCGAAGTATCCACGAATGCCGGCAACCTTGCTGGGACGGCTGGCTCGCGCGCTCGAATTCAAAGGACAGGGGTTGGGCGATTTGTTGATGGTGGACGCGCTCAAGCGTGCTTACGAGAATAGTTCGGTCATCGGGTCGGTTGCGGTTGTGGTTGATCCGAAGAATGAGAATGCCGCGAAGTTCTACTCGACGTTCGGATTCCATCCGCTGGACGGGCAGAAGATGTTCCTGCCGATGAAGGCAATTCCCGATTGGCTGGGATTGGAAAAGAAGGATGAACCGTGAATCAAGCCGCCACGCGTTGCCGGTAAACAGCGCCAGCTCTCTTCAAACGGCTCGGTACGGTGGGCGTGGGATTCAGCAGCGCCTTCACGAAGCGACGGGATTGTGCGGCATCCAGCTCGATGGTTTCGTAATCGGCGACAATGCGCCGGGCAACCTCGCGAGCGTGAGCAATGACAAACGTAGCCACCGACCGCCCCTCCAACGAGGCGGCGCGCTGGAACAGTTGCTTGTCCGCTCCGCTCACGCGGGCGACCAACCTTTCCTCACGACGTTCTTTTGTTTCAACCGGCACGGGCGTAATGTGTGCCTGAGAGGCACACATTTCAAGTCTTTATTTCTGCTGATTATGCGGAACTTGAACGGATTCCAGCAGGATTTCATACAACCCAGCGCGCCTTCGTTCCGCCTCACAAAGACGC is part of the Candidatus Angelobacter sp. genome and harbors:
- a CDS encoding GNAT family N-acetyltransferase is translated as MAGQPQFRIEILDPAIHRREEFSCESPELTEFLRTRARKEAKARASACFVIVPVADPGRVAGFYTLSATTVELEKLPPELARKLPKYPRMPATLLGRLARALEFKGQGLGDLLMVDALKRAYENSSVIGSVAVVVDPKNENAAKFYSTFGFHPLDGQKMFLPMKAIPDWLGLEKKDEP
- a CDS encoding DUF1778 domain-containing protein; the encoded protein is MPVETKERREERLVARVSGADKQLFQRAASLEGRSVATFVIAHAREVARRIVADYETIELDAAQSRRFVKALLNPTPTVPSRLKRAGAVYRQRVAA